From the genome of Tachysurus vachellii isolate PV-2020 chromosome 2, HZAU_Pvac_v1, whole genome shotgun sequence, one region includes:
- the mrtfba gene encoding myocardin-related transcription factor B isoform X2, with product MACLGVERHAACRNAFSSVLQLRLQQRRTREQLVDQGIMPPLKSPAAFHEQIRSLERARTENFLKHKIRSRPERSELVRMHILQETVAEPSLQATQLKLKRARLADDLNEKIAQRPGPMELVEKNILPVASSVKEAIIDGQMHYPKTQEFDEDSGDAFSPEQPGSQESHGSVPSPAESKVIEASSPLPNNFIQHCTPVAQVTGDFFKPYSTSEHAVSPPAPQPQPVITPPSRSVLPLIKQSQPKSAGDKSRSKKNKEAKPRVKKLKYHQYIPPDQKQEPSEAPMDSAYARLLQQQQLFLQLQILSQQQQQHYNYQTILPAPLKPVIEVQNTSATVAINSAQSLPASIVVSLPPAAPVRTNNTLSNRRAGTLPANLEEMKVAELKMELKLRGLPVSGTKTDLIERLKPYQESSVSIPNTTLNTQTCSTSMEVSSTTKCLSPAQHPPETQSHTPPVSPVCSEVHNKEDAMESQLETQCQSSSSGLLVAIPEEQDRRLHEKERQIEELLKKLEREQRLVEELKMQLEVEKRSGQSSVSIESNNSISQAASLVTVKTESPVIPNCTLAQHHTPSVVKLEKSHAASVTATPLPQFFISHQGMSQVIGQPQTLLTAQHTGTQILLPVSLPNNTTTIQLTNTNVKLQTVLQAAVSPQGQGPIQSTQLHSAKTENTSPQPVNHNNIVQALPMCSTGGSDFQFGVSERQTGLEMPRCFLSSSPENTLTAQTSPVLSSLPNGPLNKSPSQVSPAFILPSAFSHPPKGREPPRYEDAVKQTRSLQAAAITQLSTATSQQMDDLFDILIESGEITPFSQEPSVPKLMPVTASITTLPVNTALSRPPAQVQMAPPPALLVEPMASLASLASDNQLEALLEGTLGGETETEHRTLGLLEELQSQLLDQPHSPMDTSELSFNEPTAPLSSSSSFSLQDTGMDSMEWLDLTMPRPNGPLDPLGIGSDFLDAHDLQLHWD from the exons ATGGCGTGTCTGGGAGTAGAGCGCCATGCTGCCTGCAGGAATGCCTTCAGCTCAG TCCTTCAGTTGCGACTTCAGCAGCGACGCACTCGGGAGCAGCTCGTTGACCAGGGCATCATGCCAC CTCTCAAGAGCCCAGCGGCGTTCCATGAACAGATCCGCAGTCTGGAGAGAGCCAGG ACAGAGAATTTCCTAAAGCACAAGATCCGGAGTCGCCCAGAAAGGTCTGAGCTGGTCCGCATGCACATCTTGCAAG AGACGGTAGCAGAACCATCACTGCAGGCTACACAGCTGAAGCTGAAGAGAGCTCGACTGGCTGATGATCTCAATGAGAAAATTGCACAGCGGCCTGGCCCCATGGAGCTGGTGGAGAAAAATATCCTGCCGGTGGCATCCAGTGTCAAAGAGGCCATCATTG ATGGCCAAATGCATTACCCCAAAACACAGGAGTTTGATGAGGACAGCGGTGATGCTTTCTCTCCAGAACAGCCAGGCAGTCAGGAGTCCCATGGATCTGTACCATCACCTGCAGAGTCAAAGGTCATAGAGGCTTCCTCACCACTGCCAAATAATTTCATACAG CACTGCACTCCTGTTGCTCAGGTTACAGGAGATTTTTTCAAGCCTTATTCCACCAGTGAGCATGCAGTAAGTCCTCCAGCTCCACAGCCTCAACCAGTTATTACACCTCCTTCCAGATCTGTGCTTCCGCTTATCAAG CAAAGTCAGCCTAAGTCTGCTGGTGACAAGAGTCGtagtaagaaaaacaaagaggcCAAACCTCGTGTGAAAAAGCTAAAGTATCATCAGTACATTCCCCCAGATCAGAAACAAGAGCCAAGCGAAGCCCCTATGGATTCTGCTTACGCCCGTttactgcagcagcagcagctcttctTGCAGCTCCAAATCCTCAgtcagcaacaacagcagcactACAACTACCAGACCATCCTGCCTGCTCCTCTCAA GCCTGTGATTGAGGTTCAGAACACCAGTGCTACTGTTGCCATTAACAGTGCCCAAAGTCTTCCTGCCTCCATTGTGGTGTCACTGCCTCCAGCTGCACCAGTGCGCACAAATAACACTCTGTCAAACCGCAGAGCTGGCACGCTGCCAGCAAACCTGGAGGAGATGAAG gTGGCTGAACTAAAAATGGAATTAAAGCTGCGTGGGCTGCCTGTGTCTGGAACCAAAACAGACCTGATTGAGCGGTTAAAGCCTTACCAGGAGAGCTCTGTGTCCATTCCCAACACCACTCTTAACACACAGACCTGCAGCACATCCATGGAGGTGTCCAGCACCACCAAATGCCTGTCACCTGCACAGCACCCCCCTGAGACCCAGAGCCACACACCGCCTGTATCCCCTGTGTGTTCAGAAGTGCACAATAAAGAGGACGCTATGGAGAGTCAGCTGGAGACCCAATGCCAAAGCAGCAGTAGTGGCCTGCTAGTAGCCATTCCTGAGGAGCAGGACAGAAGGCTGCATGAGAAAGAGCGTCAGATTGAGGAGCTGCTAAAAAAGCTGGAACGGGAACAAAGGCTGGTGGAGGAACTGAAGATGCAGCTAGAGGTGGAGAAAAGGAGTGGACAGAGCTCTGTCTCCATAGAAAGTAACAACAGCATAAGTCAAGCTGCTTCACTGGTAACAGTAAAGACTGAGAGCCCAGTTATTCCGAATTGCACACTCGCTCAACATCACACTCCATCTGTAGTGAAGCTGGAGAAAAGCCACGCTGCCTCAGTGACAGCCACCCCTTTACCACAGTTCTTCATCAGTCATCAGGGCATGTCGCAGGTCATCGGGCAGCCCCAGACCCTGCTCACTGCACAGCATACGGGTACCCAGATCCTGCTGCCTGTCTCTCTACCCAACAACACCACTACAATCCAGCTCACTAATACTAATGTCAAACTACAG ACAGTCCTCCAAGCAGCTGTCTCTCCTCAAGGCCAAGGACCGATCCAATCCACTCAGCTACATTCtgccaaaacagaaaacacctCACCACAGCCTGTCAATCACAACAATATAGTGCAG GCCCTGCCTATGTGCAGCACTGGTGGGTCTGATTTTCAGTTTGGTGTTagtgagagacagacgggtCTGGAGATGCCTCGCTGTTTCCTTAGCAGCTCCCCAGAGAATACTCTAACTGCTCAGACTTCCCCAGTTTTGTCGTCCCTCCCGAACGGCCCCCTAAATAAG tcTCCCTCTCAGGTCTCACCTGCCTTCATCCTGCCATCTGCATTCAGTCATCCCCCCAAGGGCAGAGAGCCACCTCGCTATGAAGATGCTGTTAAACAGACACGCAGCCTGCAAGCAGCTGCCATCACACAG CTTTCGACAGCAACCAGTCAGCAGATGGATGATCTTTTTGATATTCTCATTGAAAGTGGAG AGATCACCCCTTTCAGTCAGGAGCCTTCTGTGCCTAAGCTGATGCCAGTCACTGCCAGCATTACCACTTTACCTGTCAACACTGCCCTGTCTCGGCCCCCCGCTCAGGTGCAGATGGCGCCGCCTCCGGCACTGCTGGTAGAGCCCATGGCCAGCCTTGCCTCTCTGGCCTCAGACAACCAGCTGGAGGCGCTGCTGGAGGGCACGCTGGGGGGAGAAACTGAGACAGAGCACAGGACTCTAGGGCTTCTAGAAGAGCTGCAAAGCCAGCTGCTGGATCAACCCCACTCCCCTATGGACACATCTGAGTTGAGCTTCAACGAGCCCACTGCACctttgtcctcctcctcctcctttagcCTGCAGGACACAGGCATGGATAGCATGGAGTGGCTGGACCTGACCATGCCAAGGCCCAATGGTCCCCTCGACCCACTGGGGATCGGCTCCGATTTCCTTGACGCACATGATCTGCAGCTGCACTGGGACTGA
- the mrtfba gene encoding myocardin-related transcription factor B isoform X1, which yields MNAQGEAGAGGILAASPQSEAVTHEMEELSLQPSQNLPPLNERKNVLQLRLQQRRTREQLVDQGIMPPLKSPAAFHEQIRSLERARTENFLKHKIRSRPERSELVRMHILQETVAEPSLQATQLKLKRARLADDLNEKIAQRPGPMELVEKNILPVASSVKEAIIDGQMHYPKTQEFDEDSGDAFSPEQPGSQESHGSVPSPAESKVIEASSPLPNNFIQHCTPVAQVTGDFFKPYSTSEHAVSPPAPQPQPVITPPSRSVLPLIKQSQPKSAGDKSRSKKNKEAKPRVKKLKYHQYIPPDQKQEPSEAPMDSAYARLLQQQQLFLQLQILSQQQQQHYNYQTILPAPLKPVIEVQNTSATVAINSAQSLPASIVVSLPPAAPVRTNNTLSNRRAGTLPANLEEMKVAELKMELKLRGLPVSGTKTDLIERLKPYQESSVSIPNTTLNTQTCSTSMEVSSTTKCLSPAQHPPETQSHTPPVSPVCSEVHNKEDAMESQLETQCQSSSSGLLVAIPEEQDRRLHEKERQIEELLKKLEREQRLVEELKMQLEVEKRSGQSSVSIESNNSISQAASLVTVKTESPVIPNCTLAQHHTPSVVKLEKSHAASVTATPLPQFFISHQGMSQVIGQPQTLLTAQHTGTQILLPVSLPNNTTTIQLTNTNVKLQTVLQAAVSPQGQGPIQSTQLHSAKTENTSPQPVNHNNIVQALPMCSTGGSDFQFGVSERQTGLEMPRCFLSSSPENTLTAQTSPVLSSLPNGPLNKSPSQVSPAFILPSAFSHPPKGREPPRYEDAVKQTRSLQAAAITQLSTATSQQMDDLFDILIESGEITPFSQEPSVPKLMPVTASITTLPVNTALSRPPAQVQMAPPPALLVEPMASLASLASDNQLEALLEGTLGGETETEHRTLGLLEELQSQLLDQPHSPMDTSELSFNEPTAPLSSSSSFSLQDTGMDSMEWLDLTMPRPNGPLDPLGIGSDFLDAHDLQLHWD from the exons ATGAATGCCCAGGGAGAAGCTGGCGCAGGGGGTATTTTGGCAGCCAGTCCTCAGAGCGAGGCAGTGACCCATGAGATGGAGGAACTGTCCCTGCAGCCCAGCCAGAACCTACCACCACTTAATGAGCGCAAGAACG TCCTTCAGTTGCGACTTCAGCAGCGACGCACTCGGGAGCAGCTCGTTGACCAGGGCATCATGCCAC CTCTCAAGAGCCCAGCGGCGTTCCATGAACAGATCCGCAGTCTGGAGAGAGCCAGG ACAGAGAATTTCCTAAAGCACAAGATCCGGAGTCGCCCAGAAAGGTCTGAGCTGGTCCGCATGCACATCTTGCAAG AGACGGTAGCAGAACCATCACTGCAGGCTACACAGCTGAAGCTGAAGAGAGCTCGACTGGCTGATGATCTCAATGAGAAAATTGCACAGCGGCCTGGCCCCATGGAGCTGGTGGAGAAAAATATCCTGCCGGTGGCATCCAGTGTCAAAGAGGCCATCATTG ATGGCCAAATGCATTACCCCAAAACACAGGAGTTTGATGAGGACAGCGGTGATGCTTTCTCTCCAGAACAGCCAGGCAGTCAGGAGTCCCATGGATCTGTACCATCACCTGCAGAGTCAAAGGTCATAGAGGCTTCCTCACCACTGCCAAATAATTTCATACAG CACTGCACTCCTGTTGCTCAGGTTACAGGAGATTTTTTCAAGCCTTATTCCACCAGTGAGCATGCAGTAAGTCCTCCAGCTCCACAGCCTCAACCAGTTATTACACCTCCTTCCAGATCTGTGCTTCCGCTTATCAAG CAAAGTCAGCCTAAGTCTGCTGGTGACAAGAGTCGtagtaagaaaaacaaagaggcCAAACCTCGTGTGAAAAAGCTAAAGTATCATCAGTACATTCCCCCAGATCAGAAACAAGAGCCAAGCGAAGCCCCTATGGATTCTGCTTACGCCCGTttactgcagcagcagcagctcttctTGCAGCTCCAAATCCTCAgtcagcaacaacagcagcactACAACTACCAGACCATCCTGCCTGCTCCTCTCAA GCCTGTGATTGAGGTTCAGAACACCAGTGCTACTGTTGCCATTAACAGTGCCCAAAGTCTTCCTGCCTCCATTGTGGTGTCACTGCCTCCAGCTGCACCAGTGCGCACAAATAACACTCTGTCAAACCGCAGAGCTGGCACGCTGCCAGCAAACCTGGAGGAGATGAAG gTGGCTGAACTAAAAATGGAATTAAAGCTGCGTGGGCTGCCTGTGTCTGGAACCAAAACAGACCTGATTGAGCGGTTAAAGCCTTACCAGGAGAGCTCTGTGTCCATTCCCAACACCACTCTTAACACACAGACCTGCAGCACATCCATGGAGGTGTCCAGCACCACCAAATGCCTGTCACCTGCACAGCACCCCCCTGAGACCCAGAGCCACACACCGCCTGTATCCCCTGTGTGTTCAGAAGTGCACAATAAAGAGGACGCTATGGAGAGTCAGCTGGAGACCCAATGCCAAAGCAGCAGTAGTGGCCTGCTAGTAGCCATTCCTGAGGAGCAGGACAGAAGGCTGCATGAGAAAGAGCGTCAGATTGAGGAGCTGCTAAAAAAGCTGGAACGGGAACAAAGGCTGGTGGAGGAACTGAAGATGCAGCTAGAGGTGGAGAAAAGGAGTGGACAGAGCTCTGTCTCCATAGAAAGTAACAACAGCATAAGTCAAGCTGCTTCACTGGTAACAGTAAAGACTGAGAGCCCAGTTATTCCGAATTGCACACTCGCTCAACATCACACTCCATCTGTAGTGAAGCTGGAGAAAAGCCACGCTGCCTCAGTGACAGCCACCCCTTTACCACAGTTCTTCATCAGTCATCAGGGCATGTCGCAGGTCATCGGGCAGCCCCAGACCCTGCTCACTGCACAGCATACGGGTACCCAGATCCTGCTGCCTGTCTCTCTACCCAACAACACCACTACAATCCAGCTCACTAATACTAATGTCAAACTACAG ACAGTCCTCCAAGCAGCTGTCTCTCCTCAAGGCCAAGGACCGATCCAATCCACTCAGCTACATTCtgccaaaacagaaaacacctCACCACAGCCTGTCAATCACAACAATATAGTGCAG GCCCTGCCTATGTGCAGCACTGGTGGGTCTGATTTTCAGTTTGGTGTTagtgagagacagacgggtCTGGAGATGCCTCGCTGTTTCCTTAGCAGCTCCCCAGAGAATACTCTAACTGCTCAGACTTCCCCAGTTTTGTCGTCCCTCCCGAACGGCCCCCTAAATAAG tcTCCCTCTCAGGTCTCACCTGCCTTCATCCTGCCATCTGCATTCAGTCATCCCCCCAAGGGCAGAGAGCCACCTCGCTATGAAGATGCTGTTAAACAGACACGCAGCCTGCAAGCAGCTGCCATCACACAG CTTTCGACAGCAACCAGTCAGCAGATGGATGATCTTTTTGATATTCTCATTGAAAGTGGAG AGATCACCCCTTTCAGTCAGGAGCCTTCTGTGCCTAAGCTGATGCCAGTCACTGCCAGCATTACCACTTTACCTGTCAACACTGCCCTGTCTCGGCCCCCCGCTCAGGTGCAGATGGCGCCGCCTCCGGCACTGCTGGTAGAGCCCATGGCCAGCCTTGCCTCTCTGGCCTCAGACAACCAGCTGGAGGCGCTGCTGGAGGGCACGCTGGGGGGAGAAACTGAGACAGAGCACAGGACTCTAGGGCTTCTAGAAGAGCTGCAAAGCCAGCTGCTGGATCAACCCCACTCCCCTATGGACACATCTGAGTTGAGCTTCAACGAGCCCACTGCACctttgtcctcctcctcctcctttagcCTGCAGGACACAGGCATGGATAGCATGGAGTGGCTGGACCTGACCATGCCAAGGCCCAATGGTCCCCTCGACCCACTGGGGATCGGCTCCGATTTCCTTGACGCACATGATCTGCAGCTGCACTGGGACTGA
- the ercc4 gene encoding DNA repair endonuclease XPF has product MEGLLLEYETEMFLSLFSTDGLLIAAEGLGIDRILLHFMKIYSEEGSLVLLLNTTTPEQEFFTEQLRAEGVNHLPQTINSDTQNTERYHVYTQGGVLFVTSRILVVDFLTDRIPAHLISGILVYRAHKIIESCQEAFILRLYRQKNKTGFIKAFTDKATAFSTGFCQVERVMRNLFVKKLFLWPRFQASVNTVLDRHRPDVVELHVNLTPAMRAIQSSILDIMNACLKELKRYNPSLEAEDLSLENTLGRAFEKTIRHYLDPLWHQLGTKTKSLVQDLKILRTLLLYLTQYDCVTFLNLLESLRSSQKNFGSNSGWLFLDSSTSMFMNARSRVYHVPESNKKLKVGEVEEKPNASVPLKRELVLEQNPKWEALSEVLQEIEKEMSNSEHEPGRVLICASDDRTCAQLKEYIQKGAESLLLRLYSRTIGKDDRLLVSEKTKQDNSWPRKGVRKEPKGKKPRAKNTKLGPKKQRGSLTLTQMVEQRKEAELEQMGNSADEGEQEEKQDVNDDVLFNLTSDSYYGVLQEPMTVIHPLKGCSDPYSLTRVLKEVEPMFVVLYDAELSFVRQLEVYKATRPGKPLRVYFLIYGGSTEEQRYLTALRKEKQAFEQLIRDKASMVVPEEREGRGDTNLDLDRSQEPAHAAADTRKAGGQEVVKEPSRVIVDMREFRSELPSLLHRRGLDIEPVTLEVGDYILTPEICVERKSVSDLIGSLQSGRLYTQCLAMSRFYRRPVLLIEFDPAKPFSLIGRNDLRQEISANDITSKLTLLTLHFPRLRLLWCPSPHVTGQLFQELKHARPEPDALTAQAVTAESEMVEDSVDLYNPGPYDFLLRMPGVNVKNVRGLIKHAASLAELLTLSQEKLSEILGSASNARQLHEFLHNTMDVASVQKNRQMK; this is encoded by the exons ATGGAGGGACTGCTGCTTGAGTACgaaacagaaatgtttctgAGCCTCTTCAGTACAGATGGCTTACTGATCGCGGCTGAAGGACTTGGTATCGACCGCATTTTGTTACACTTTATGAAGATTTATTCAGAGGAAGGAAGTCTGGTGCTGCTGCTCAACACCACCACACCTGAACAG GAGTTTTTCACAGAGCAGCTGAGAGCTGAAGGAGTGAATCATCTTCCCCAGACTATAAACAGTGATACACAGAACACTGAACGTTACCATGTGTACACACAGGGGGGAGTGTTGTTTGTGACCAGCCGCATCCTGGTGGTGGATTTCCTCACAGACAGAATTCCTGCTCACCTCATCTCAG GAATCCTTGTCTACCGTGCCCATAAGATCATTGAGTCATGTCAAGAGGCCTTTATCTTGAGACTGTACAGACAGAAGAACAAGACTGGCTTCATCAAAGCTTTCACAGACAAGGCCACAGCTTTCTCTACTGGCTTCTGTCAAGTTGAGCGAGTTATGAGGAATCTCTTTGTGAAGAAGCTCTTTCTTTGGCCTAG GTTCCAAGCCTCAGTGAACACTGTACTGGACAGACACAGACCTGATGTGGTGGAGCTGCACGTGAATTTGACTCCAGCGATGAGAGCCATCCAGAGCTCCATTCTGGACATCATGAACGCCTGTTTGAAGGAGCTCAAGCGTTACAACCCGAGTCTGGAGGCAGAGGACCTCTCGCTGGAGAATACACTGGGCCGTGCCTTTGAGAAA ACCATTCGCCATTACCTAGATCCCTTGTGGCATCAGCTGGGCACTAAGACCAAATCTCTAGTGCAGGACCTGAAGATCTTACGAACTCTGTTGCTCTACCTCACACAGTATGACTGTGTTACCTTCCTCAACCTGCTGGAGTCCCTGCGTTCTAGCCAGAAAAACTTTGGCAGCAATTCAG GATGGCTGTTTCTGGACTCCAGCACGTCGATGTTCATGAATGCTCGTAGTCGTGTGTATCATGTTCCTGAGTCAAACAAGAAACTCAAAGTTGGTGAAGTGGAAGAAAAACCAAATGCCTCTG TACCTTTAAAAAGAGAGCTTGTGCTTGAACAGAATCCAAAATGGGAGGCGTTGTCTGAGGTGCTGCAGGAGATTGAAAAGGAAATGAGCAACTCTGAGCACGAACCAG GCCGGGTGTTGATATGCGCGAGTGACGATAGGACCTGTGCTCAGCTGAAGGAGTACATCCAGAAAGGTGCTGAGTCACTGCTCCTCCGCCTTTATTCACGCACTATTGGTAAAGATGATCGTCTTCTGGTGTCTGAGAAGACCAAACAAGATAACAGCTGGCCCAGGAAAGGTGTAAGAAAGGAGCCCAAGGGCAAGAAGCCCCGAGCCAAAAATACCAAACTTGGCCCAAAGAAACAGCGAGGCTCACTGACACTCACCCAAATGGTAGAGCAGCGGAAAGAAGCCGAGCTGGAACAGATGGGCAACAGTGCAGATGAGGGAGAACAGGAGGAAAAGCAGGATGTGAACGATGATGTTCTTTTTAATCTTACTTCAGACTCCTACTATGGTGTTCTTCAAGAACCTATGACGGTCATTCATCCGCTCAAAGGATGCTCGGATCCGTACAGTCTTACGAGGGTGTTAAAAGAGGTTGAGCCCATGTTTGTGGTGCTGTATGATGCTGAGCTCAGCTTTGTGCGCCAGCTGGAGGTTTACAAAGCCACCAGGCCAGGCAAACCTCTCCG ggtgtattttcttatttatggTGGTTCCACAGAGGAGCAGAGGTATCTCACTGCCCTGCGTAAAGAGAAACAAGCATTTGAACAGCTGATAAG AGACAAGGCCAGCATGGTTGttccagaagagagagaaggcagagGAGACACAAACCTGGACCTGGATCGTAGTCAGGAACCTGCTCACGCTGCTGCAGACACTCGCAAAGCAG GTGGACAAGAGGTAGTCAAAGAGCCCTCCCGAGTCATTGTAGACATGCGGGAGTTTCGCAGCGAGCTTCCTTCACTTCTGCACCGGCGTGGGCTCGACATTGAGCCTGTCACCCTGGAGGTGGGAGACTACATCCTGACTCCTGAAATCTGCGTGGAACGCAAGAGTGTGAGTGACCTGATCGGCTCGCTGCAGAGCGGACGATTATACACTCAGTGCCTCGCCATGAGCCGCTTCTACCGCCGGCCCGTGCTGCTCATTGAATTCGACCCGGCCAAGCCGTTCTCGCTAATTGGCCGTAACGATCTGCGACAGGAGATCTCAGCCAACGACATCACCTCCAAACTGACCCTGCTGACTCTCCATTTCCCCCGGCTGAGGCTGCTCTGGTGCCCATCGCCCCATGTCACCGGACAGCTCTTTCAGGAACTCAAACATGCTCGGCCTGAGCCTGATGCCCTCACTGCCCAAGCCGTTACAGCAGAGTCAGAGATGGTGGAAGATTCAGTAGACCTGTACAACCCAGGACCTTATGACTTCCTGCTCCGTATGCCTGGAGTGAACGTTAAAAACGTACGGGGACTCATTAAACATGCTGCCAGCCTGGCTGAGCTCCTCACTCTGAGCCAGGAAAAGCTGAGTGAGATTTTGGGCAGTGCAAGTAATGCCAGGCAGCTCCATGAATTCTTGCACAATACCATGGATGTGGCTTCAGTTCAGAAGAACAGACAAATGAAGTAA